The Juglans regia cultivar Chandler chromosome 1, Walnut 2.0, whole genome shotgun sequence nucleotide sequence cattatttttgcCAATGATATATATGGGCAATTTGTATAAGAAATTCTAACTACGTACATGCATTTCTTTCCAAATCATTTGTAATGTCCCGTTCTTGCAGGAATCGatgagttactccctataacttaaaactcacagctcatcaatatatttatagactccaaaatataacgtcatcagaatactacaaaatctcttaataaaatcagccacctctcagaaatcttctataagtaatccactatgcttaaataatcatttcaccgatgctccataatcctgatgcttagctggactattcaaaaatcatatgaaaaataattggagataaggggtgagttatcaacaactcagtaagtagaggacatatattagtgtgtaaacatgagcattttcatagagttcagaatgcagaaacaaaacattttagtatcaatatacaaatatcaaaaatacatattatcagaaaatcagaacgacttttcaaatatttcatattcagaaaacaacttttcatattcaaagactcctttggcataacatgactgaacatcttcatcttatcacatcatatcagaacagaggctaagtttaaccccgtggtagggttgtgcattatGCGGAAaaccaagcagaacataaatcaccatgaataacaaagtgattgcactcagaacagaaactattatatcccgtggtagggctagaggtcactattatatcccgtgacagggccagaggtcactattgtatcccgtgacagggccacatatcagagcaaaaacagaatcagaatcaccatatcagggtcagaatcagagtcagaacagaatcagaaagtcatgccaaaggtttttcaagtgtcacatcttatcaacacagagtactgaacagaatcagatcgcaaaaacataacttattcacaaaatttcacATTCGCTCTGTTtttaaagttcagaaacagaatgtcaaaaataaactcatgtctacaccagtcatgacagaaaataattttttcttaaacagaatctcatgaataatgcagaacaaataactgaggtagttcaaatttcttttcaaaatcaaatatgtatattttccaaaaataaactcagctcattttattttaatgcaaagtctagtataggaaccccgcttacctgaacttcttagcttattcagaaattctccacaacagtacTGAACAATTGTCACTCATCACCtttaaaaattcatgtaactcccgtaaattttcaattaaccacttatttcgatatttaaacctaaaataataaaagaacctattttaaatccacaaaacctaaaattctcataattcctaaaatatcatcattttctaaaaccatcaatatctacttaattcctctcactattatactctaagtcatttctaaatttcataaaaatattatactaaatacaaGTATGCCACAAAAATACATctctagtttaaaaaaattctcttaacataattataacaaaactgattaaaagTTAGGTAGTAAAactttcatttaataaaaatagactaattagtttctTTTAAAAGAGTTCAACATAGAAATCCTACACCACTATGTactttaacaatattaatacttataatatctttcaaatatttattcaattgtatttaaaacaaaactcatacaaagtgAATTTAACATGTAAAAATTACAACATGatcaacttataaatatttcatttaaagcACCAGTACATTGGCTTAGTTTATAAGCCCATACCTCTGTGCCCAAAATAGACTATAACCCCtgtaaaacaaaactcaagctTTCAGATTCAAAGAGCATAATATTAACTCATGTGTTCCGAAGAAGGCAAATTAGTAAAACAcctaatattattagagtaacCGAGATTCACAAACATATGTATATTTCCTTCTTAAACTACCACAAGACAAGAAAATCAAGAGATGAGCAACGACAAAGACTTACTCAAGGGAAACCGAGAGGCAACAAGCAATAACCAAACACACACTCACGGCAAGCACCAAAATCACCAAGATACGAGTGAAGCTTACGAGTTTTGTGGCAAAAACACGGCACGACAAAAGTAAAACACAACAGGGCAGCGAAGGaccaaacctaaaaaaaaaaaaaaaggaaagcaatGGGAAATTAGTAAGGGAGAGTTAAGAGAAAGCACAATAATGGAGGCTCACGGACATACCTGCAAATGGAGAGAAAAgcagatgaaaaatatatgctAAAGAGGAAAAGATTTGCACGGCTTTACAGTGAAAAGGGaaactgaaaattaaagatatggAAATGGAAACATCACTAGCCGAAGATGGAGGAATGAATGGTGGCGTTGGCTGACTTGCAGAGgtgaaaatccaaaaataagatGATGGAAGAAGAAACACTGCAGACGGTAACCCAAAcgaaaaaaacagaggaaataataaaatgaacgAGAAGAGGAGAATAGCAGCCGCATGGATTGAAGGAAGGGAAATGAAACTGAAATGGAAAGGACGTGGAGAAGCACGGCCCGcaggagaagaaaagagaaatgaagaagcTCTAATGCTGGACCAAACAACGCCATTTGGGGGGAGAGAAATCACTAAGCTGGGTTGCCACGGGTTGGGCTGGGGACCAAAAGGGCTAGgcccaaaaggaaaaaaaaaataaaacacgcAAAAAGGCCCAATCTGAAAATAGAAGggtccaacaaaagaaaaaggcacaataaaataatttaagagccaaaataaaaacactaaaacttaaaattaataaaacaaaataattaaagtccagcaataaaattattcatcaaggcaaaaagcaaatttaaatgcaaataataattaatatcaagcaagcacatcaaaataaatttcacaactaaaaaaaaaatataatataaatgcaaccagaaatccgataaatttaaaacaagagaattaatatttaaattaattaaaataatccttcaccAAAATAAATACGCTAAAATGCGGGgtattacatcctcccccccttaaaaaaaaattttgtcctcgaaatttgcttagcTAACTACTGCTACTTCCAATGGGTTAATcacgcttccgctgcgcactctgtATTGAGTTGAATTCGAGCCTACACTGCTTTGTGTTGATTCCTGCCTCGTGCTGTGAAATCTGTCCTCTGAGGCGGGTTGGGGTTCATGCTCCCATTTGGTTGCTTTGGAAAATCTCTGACGAGGTGGCTATGCTTTCCACATCGAAAACATCTTCCAGTTCTCCATCTGCAATCCCCAAAGTGTACTACATTGCATGACTTGCAGGAGTCATTCCGTTGATTGTCCTGCACCTGTCTCTGGCCTAGGTTGTTCACTAACTTCATCCTCTTCCATGGTCCTTGATCCTCGTTCGAGGGAAATCCCAATGGCGTCGACCCCTTCCTCTGCTCTTGAAGTTCAACACTTCTCTTGAGGCCTCGCTCGACTATTGTGGCCTTATCTACTAATTCAGAGAAGTTCTGGATTTGAAGGACCACCACTCACTCATAAATCTGGTTATTTAGTCCCTCCTCAAATTTTCAggtcttcttctcctcatcgggTATTAGATATAAGGCAAAGCGTGATAGTTCAACATATCTGGCCGCATACTGGTGCACCATCATAGTACCCTGCACTAAGTCGGCAAAATCCTTGGCCCTAGCATCCCTAATTGATCTTGGAAAGAAACGGTCAAAGAAAAGCTGCTTGGAGTGGGGCCAACTAACCACTcccctcccatcagcttcccTGATGGTTCTCTCCGATATCCACCATCGTTTAGCCTCACCGGTCAGCTTGAAGGCAGAGTACAATACTTTCTATTTGTTAGTACAATTCAAGACACGGGGTACCTCCTCAATGTCCGGGATCCAATCCTCAGCCAAGGTCGGGTCGCCACGACCATCAAAAGTGGGAGGGTGCATCTGATTGAACTGCTCTATGGTGCATCTGTCCTCTTCATTTCTTGCTCTATGGTGCATCTGTCCTCAACTCAACAAACTGGTTCAGGCTTTTAGGAAGCCTAATAATATCACTCCCTGATAGATTTAAATGATGCAGAGTAAAGTAGCGATTGAAGCTCATCAGGATATCTGGGTCTGACAGGTGACAATTTTCAAGATCCAAACATACCAGCTTTGGAAGGTCTATTGAGTAAAAATCATCCTTCAAGATATTTGGAATAAAAACAAGTTTTGAACAGCCAGTGAGAAGAAGAAACATCAGATGTCGAAATCAAAGAATTCTAGTCGGGAGATGCACAAGATTTTTGCAGCTTCTTAGATCTAATTCTAAAAGCCTAGAGAGGTGCCCAATAGATAAAGGCAATTCTTTTATATCGGTGTTTGCTAAACTAAGAAAACCTAAATATTCCCTTTCAAACTCGATTTCAGGGAAATTTTGAAGTCTTAAGCAACCTTCAACCCAGAGGCATTTAAGATACCTAAACTTGAGGCTTGTTGGCAAACTGGTAAGCTTAGTGCAACGGGCAAATGAGAGATGCTCAAGCTTATTAAGGGATCCAACAGAAGCATGCACCTCAACTAAGTTTGTACAATTAGCAAAATCCAACCACTCTAAATTTGGAATCCAAGAAAGATCGGGGATTTTTGTCAGAAATTCAGAATGAGAGAAGTCCATTATGGTCAACTTTTGGAAATTCTGTAAAGCAAAATTGGAGATCAAGTTCACTTCAAATATGAttacaacataattaaaattaaggaaagaaatattttaattaatggttGTACCTGCAATCCCACTCCCAATTCCTTGAGGAGGCTACACGTTATTCTAAGATCAACCATTTTCTTTCCTTGAAAATTATATGGCAATGATTGCGATGGATATCTGTTGCAAATAAGTACTCTTAACTCGTTAGAAAGATAACTAGGAGTCTCATAGAAGCATGCATTACGATTTATGAAATATCTCAGGTTTTTCATCTTCACGAATGCCTCCGAACTCAAGCATATCAAGTCTTCTTTAGATAAATCTATCAGCATGCCTTCAATTTGGTTTGTTCCCTGCATGGTGAGACAATATAGTAAAGCATTAAATCCTCTATATAATAGTTCAGTAACTGctagaattataatatatgcaCTTACAAATGCATTTCTACATGATCACCATTTACtcgaaaataattataagaaaaatctaCATTTTTCTAATTGGTTTCACTGCAACATAAATGAGTTTTGTGGACAAAGTTTTTGGATgcaaaaaatccatattttcttgtaaattaCCAAATATGCttaaactaaaatcattttttaaagttattctTACCGTATTTTCTTCAAGTACATGGCGAATATCTTCATGATACCACAATCTACTACGTCCACCGGGCTCTTTAGGTGATTCTTCTCGAACAATTTCTCTACCCATATCTTGTAGCAAATCATGCATCTCAAATTTATTACAAGCATCAATGGCAATGAGACACTCATCCATCAgtttttttattccaatattTGGATTTAAACCACAACTATCCAATATTTTCACAACATAATCTACGTTCTCTCCCTTAAAGAAACATGCAatgtcaagaaaaatattcttctcACTTTCACGCAAATCATCATAGCTCATTCTaagtattttttgaatcttcttGTGAGGAATTCTTTTGCAATCTTTCAAAGCACTTTCCCATTCATGTATACTTCTACCACGTAGATCCAAACCAAGCACTTCCAAAGCTAAAGGAAGGCCCCCTGCATAACGTATTATACGTTTGGAAAGTTCGAAGTACTTATGATCAAGCGGTTTCTCTCTTTCAATGGCACACAAACTAAATAGCTTTAGAGCTTCATAATGGTTCAATTCCTCCACTTCATATGTTGCATCAACTTCATGATTACTCAGTAAATTTTGATCCCTTGTTGTTATAATGATTCTACTTCCTAAACCAAACCAATCACGATTTCCGGCCAAAGCTTTCAATTGTCCCCAatcatccacatcatcaagaattaAAAATACTCTTTTAGATCGAAGTCTATTCTTTATCACATTGATTCCTCTGTCAATGAGGCCAATATCATGAACCAAAGGTGCTCCTAGGATATTAGAGAGAAGAGTCTCTTGTAGTTGGACCAGACCATACTCGGTCTTTGAAGTTTCTCTGATGTTTTTTAAGAAGCAACTACCTTCAAATTTAGAAGAAATCCTATTATATACTGCTTTCGCAATAGTTGTCTTTCCAATTCCACCAACTCCGAAGATCCCTACCATATGTACAATATCATTCTTTCCGATGCTTAAAAGGGAATATACATGCTGCACACTAGACACCACTCCAATTGGATGATTTGCAACCTCAAGGTACGtctgatttattatttttgagttcACTAGTTGAATGATTCTATGGATAAATTCAGATTCATTCCAACCAATTCAAAAGAGAAATCATAATTATTAACATTTATacttattacaaaattattaatcATGCAAGAGCTATTATGATCATTACTCATTAGAACCAAAACAATATTATTCCACTAACACGATCcttttaatagaaataattaattaccaTATTATAACGTCATaagaaaaaggcacaaaaataAACAGATCAGATCAAAGAGATTAACAAACAATAAGAGTTTGGAGttaatatacatacatgcatatatatatatatatatatatatatccatgcacGTGTATGTATCTATGATTTAGATGTACgaggatataaaataaatattcaaaaatctTAATTGAAAAGCCTTAAGAGTGGTTCAAATACCCATCCTTCTTTAAATGGAACCCAGACAAATTGGTCACTTCTTTCGGCGCAGACTTCCAGCTATCCACCTTCGTATTATCATTCAACTTGTCTTTGTAATTGGCAAATGCCTCTCCATAGTTTTCCTTTTGGTTCTGTACTATTGATGGATCCACTTTGTAATATACTGGTACAAcaatttgttgtttcttttctttgcaCTCGAGAATCTTCGTCAGCTCGTCTAAACACCATGTGGATGATGCATAGTTTTCAGAAAGAACAATAATCGAAATCCTTGACTCTCCAATAACTTTGAGAAGTCCTGGTGAAATTTTCTTCCCTCTTTCAAGATGTTCATCAATGTAAGTATTGATTCCCTTTCGACACAAAGCATCatatagatgagaaataaagtTTTGTCGAACATCTTCACCTCTAAAACTCAAGAACACATCATAAGCTGCTCACAAGGCCATGGAAGAAATTACAGTGTATGAAATTAAGGCTGATTAGTAGCGACTACAAGCTGAAAGTATGCCTTTTGAGGTCAACAATGAGTGCCTGAAGTTGTCGACATGAttacaaaaaacaagaaaatacaatAATGATGATTGTCACGCAATAattcctaaaaataaataagtaaaagaagAAAGTTGTTGGCAACTTCCTTATTATCAAGTCattattctcattattttatttttaaatttttttaaattttaaaaaaaatttaaatttaaattcaaatttttttaaatgtatattattCTCATTATCAAGTCTTATTATTCTCACACACTATACCTTATGTATATTTAATagaatttcatcatttatttaatgatgaaaaattagtattttataaattaaatttgatagtttatgtatgatatgttatttatattttaattatttaaactttaaattagtttaaatcagtgttttaataagagaaattatttatatataaattttaacaagagaaattatttactatagtaataaatattacagtcttataattgtatctctaaattttactagaaattatttatataattttaaagtgtgtaaaatctgcacaatatctttaaacaaattttagatcCCAGACGTTGGATTTTACAATAAAACCCTagcccctctctctttctccctcacttttctccccccggctctctctctctctcctccctctcctttaGCATACGTCGTACGTAGCTCTCCCCATGCCCAATTCCTCCACTGCCCATCTCGGCGCCGCCATTCGCTGGTGAGCCTCACTGCCCCTTCCACTgccaccacctcactccggcaagtcccccacaccggtctccctgtctcacgctctctcttcctctctctcggcagTGCACAGCCCTAATGGGCTTGATGTTGCTACACCGCCGTGCGCCATCCTCtggtgccaccacctccacggtagcctcccctcccaccggccatcctccTCTAGCGAGCTCGACCTCCATCTCCctgccgtttgcccccacgaggtccacctctctcttgcacgTGTTCTCCACACACACGGTGGAGCTCCACCTCCTTTGGCCACCACACCACCATCGGGACCTCCTTTggccaccgaccacctctcgtagccATCCTCACGTCCAGCCAAGGCACCATGCatgctcaccttccctcacggACGCCCACTTCCCCTTAGGCCACCTCCACCACTGTACGCCGCCACCCACTACGTGTGTTAGGGATcccggtcttgtccctaacactaagggTCCACGGCTAGTCTTGGTGATGATGGTGACCGAGTGTtattgccaacttgcttggcctttcACCAAAAgatggtgtttgagtgatgggATGATGATGTATTTGGGTAGGCtaaggcaaatcaatgtgggcggctagacttgttcttgagtgaagtgCCAAGATGATGAAAGCTAGGGTTGAATGGATGAGATGAGGTTAGGGTTTGGGTTGGAGGCAACTAGGAATGTCGTTGGCTATGGTGGAATTAGGGTTGGTGTGGTCTTTGAAGATTGGCTTAGgattatgggtgtttgatgcaatgggGATGGCTTAATGGTTGCCCTTAATGTTGGGTCCTCTTGGATGATGATTAGGGTTGGTATGATgaagtgtagctagggttttataGATATGATGGATGAAAGGCAATTATGGAAGAGTGAACTAATATGGAAAGTAGGGCAATACTAGGGTTGGCCGAATGGTGTATGTGGGAGTGGGGGATATGTGTatttcggctagggcaagtTGTATGAGTGAGGCAATTTATGGTAAGTGGACTAACTTATGGAAAGGATGACAAACAGTGGGCGAAAAAGCTAAGTGGAATGGATCAAATGAATGAATCAATATGGATGGACATTTATGAACATTTAAGAGCACAAAGATGAACAACTTCACCACCAAGTCAAGAATGCACAAAGATGAATGACTCAACAAGGAGATATGATGACTCTTTTTATGGTTTATATGAGTGTTTAGATATGCAAGAACATGATGGAAAGCATATATGAACAAGGATAGACAAGGGATGAACAcaaagaacaaatgaagaacacgatgaacaaatgaaaaaaaaaatagccaaTTCTACTATGATTCACGAATTGTATATAGATGGAAAATAAGAACAATGAAGATAATGGATGAACAAGATAGCACTGCAACTATTGATTCACGGATTGCACAATAGTTGAAATAAATCTCATAGATtgataaacttgaaaataacaaagataacacaacttggattcacaaattgcactaagttgcaagaacaagatagattgaaccacaccaattcacgaattgcaaggtgtgatcctctctttgggattcacgaattgcacccaaaagagcccaagtgcctagcaccgaaatggtgatctcaagaacaagtctaccCACTTAAGGAATTTGCCAAAggttcaaaagatgtaaactaaaTGCCTAAGgatcctatttatagagaatacaaagtggaaacccttataggtcccttgataaataaaaataaataaaataaatcaatcagtCAATAAACAAATGATAGTGGTGGGGAACCCATGGGGGCCCATGGCATTGGCCCTTGGTGGCCTTGGCTAGCCCATGCATGCCTAGGACCATGTCCTAGGATGGTTTTCGATGGGGTCTTGACAGTGCGACCACCCTCTCTGGCATCCTTAGGCCACCATTGACCCATCCCAACCACCCATGGCCCAATCTACCACCTATGcaccctcactctctcacggcaTCTCTCCCCTTCACACACGGCTAGTTTCCCCTCCACCACCGTGATTTGTgtggtaatttttttattttgtggtgattttatggtgattttattgtgattttgtgatattttgccATAGTTTTGCTGTGAGGATGGGGACGCGGATGCAAAGAGGGACGTATCACTGTTCATATTACTGTTCACGTTATAGCAccttttaaatataaggatatatatatatatatatatatatatatattgtgggaCTACGTAGAAAAATAAGTGATACATAGAAGAGAAAGTTATCGGCAACGACCATGCTCTAGCTAGCCAGCCAACAGGTCAATCATACGCCCACTCCatccaatttttcatatttgctttTGATCAATGGAAGCCACACTATCAAAAGCCAAAAATAAGTCGCCACTTGCCCTCTCGTGTTAATCTATTTAgctaataaaacaaatatatacatatattgtttataaaaataagtctGGATAATATCTTGAAATGATATCATTGGTCCATTGGATGGAGGTTGTAGCATCAATAGTGGGTGGTAATTAGGCTCAAATGTTGCACACAGGGATAAACCCAAAATTTGTATCAAAATTTTAAGCTGATGAAAAGATGAGAAGCGTGCATTATGATTTATGAAATATCTCGACTTTTTCATCTTCGTGAATGCCTTTGACCTCAAGTCTTCTTTAGGTAAATCTATTAGCATGCCTTCAATTTGGTCTGTTCCCTGGTGAGACAATACAGTAAAGCATTATGATGAGgacatatattattattgttattttggttattttacttatgttttatttattttaatgggcttgagcttgggctttagcccatagcctttttaaggtttacttagggttttgttatttttcctatttaaatgCTTGTAATAAAACACTGAAGATTAGTTTTGAAGAGTTAAGAATTGAACACTTACAGCTGCCTCCTTCCAACCCCTTctctttgctttcttcttcctctcttatcttttggtttctcttattctcttatattttctcagtcttttcttctttgtttgctattattctatttctatttcttgttCTCACTTCTATTCTACATCAtatttggtatcaagagccggttttattgttttctcaaaaaatagattaattctaatccctatttttttttttgtttttgttactcTTCGTCTTCTGCAATCCATGAAATCCATCTCCACCGAAGAACTCCCTTCAGTCCAAACctgtttcatcttcttcttccaaacCCAAACTAGACCAGGTCGAGAAAACACCCAGTGCTGAAAATcgcttcatcttcttctcaaacCTTGCCAAAAACCACCAAGTGAGACTGTCGAAATTCACCAGAAACAGCCACACCTCCTGAGCAAACCATCCCGATAAAACAAGCCACACTCTGTCTCGGTCCCTTTGTCTCATCTCTCGACCTCTCCATCTGTGTTGCGCTTCCGTCCACCTCGGCCCGACCAATACAGTCCCTGTTCTTTGCCGCTCCTCCCCCGAAATACCTAGTGCCAAAATACCCAGAGACCATAGGTGCGGAAACAGGAAAccagatgagagagagagagagagagagagagagaaggaactGTAACCTCGGGTGCATCATCAGAAGCGTTTATCCTCAAAGATCAAAGGGAGTTCACTGTTTCctatttctatttggttttatactatcggtttattttaaaattgtatcaattgtttttttctatGTGTTGCTGTTACCATAGTAATTTTCCAGACCCACTTGATTGGATTATTTCTGCTGATTTTGTCTCCGTGGTTAATTTTACCCCACTTTTAACGCGGCCCAATTTATTCAATCCTTAGATTTTgtattctcattctctcattttcatAGTCTATATCTTTGCTTTTCGTCTTTTCattatttatccaaaaaaaaaaaaaaaaaatcttgcgtgattgaattttctttattgatatttggtctttgttttgttattttaaatatcAGCATTATTTACTTGCCATATTTGGATTTacttaatccaaaaaaaaaaaaaaagagcttaggttgatatttttcattgcttgcatttattgttcattgatctcttcattgcacttcatttagcgagtgttgcattgcatgcagttgcCTAGTAGTCGTGTTGTCACCTCTAGTTCCAGTACCTTTACCATGGATCCCTCCCAATTTGATGCCCTCACCCGACAATTAGCACAACTAGCCACTAACCCGCATCATTTACAGACTCAATTAGCGGTTGTCCAAACTGAGATGGatgctactcgtgaggagaacagggacctagctgctaggttgaacaattttgaggaaCCCCATCATTCATCTAACAATTCTGAAGTGTCCCATAATAGAGACCATCGTTGTCGACGAGGTGGTTGACAACACTTTAGGCGTGATTGTGGGGAAAGGGATTATGATCGTGAGCGAGGATGAGACTATTATCGTCAGGGTACTCAGTCTTCTACTCGCCATGAAGAGCACTTATTTAGAAACATCAAGTTAGATGCTCCTACTTGATGGTTGTTTAGATCCTCGAGtttttactcaatggattaAGGATATGGATCGTTTTTTTACTTGGTATGAGGTTCCTGAGGATTGGAGAGTTGAATTCaccaacttaaaattaattggCACTGCCCAACTCTTTTGGGAAAGTGTAGAAGATCTTCTTTAGAGGTGCCATGCGCTTCCTGTTGGgagttgggaagaaatgaaacgCCGCCTTTAAGAGAAGTACTTACCCAAATCTTACAGGGGTAATTTGTTGGGCTAATGGAATGCCCTTACACAGGGCAATCGGTCAGTAACTGAGTATGTCactcaatttgatgaattctgaATGAGATGTCAGATAGTTGAGGATGAGGCCATGACTTTGAGTCGGTTTAAACAAGGCCTAAAAGATGATCTTAGGCATGAGCTTGTCCTTCTGGGTGTCACTACTCTTGACCACGCTTATTCTTTAGTCTGAGACTATGAGTCGATTACCAGGACTCCATATGGAAAGCGTGGTGACAACTGCCCGTCCATTACCCCAGCATCCACTGTTTCCCCCAAGTCTCTCCTAGGGCCTCCCCCATCTAATGTTCCTCTCATACTGgaaatataatgataaagaGATCTTAAGGGTAATACGTGCCTTTGTGAGATTACACAAATAGTG carries:
- the LOC108991116 gene encoding disease resistance protein RUN1-like, with the protein product MVGIFGVGGIGKTTIAKAVYNRISSKFEGSCFLKNIRETSKTEYGLVQLQETLLSNILGAPLVHDIGLIDRGINVIKNRLRSKRVFLILDDVDDWGQLKALAGNRDWFGLGSRIIITTRDQNLLSNHEVDATYEVEELNHYEALKLFSLCAIEREKPLDHKYFELSKRIIRYAGGLPLALEVLGLDLRGRSIHEWESALKDCKRIPHKKIQKILRMSYDDLRESEKNIFLDIACFFKGENVDYVVKILDSCGLNPNIGIKKLMDECLIAIDACNKFEMHDLLQDMGREIVREESPKEPGGRSRLWYHEDIRHVLEENTGTNQIEGMLIDLSKEDLICLSSEAFVKMKNLRYFINRNACFYETPSYLSNELRVLICNRYPSQSLPYNFQGKKMVDLRITCSLLKELGVGLQNFQKLTIMDFSHSEFLTKIPDLSWIPNLEWLDFANCTNLVEVHASVGSLNKLEHLSFARCTKLTSLPTSLKFRYLKCLWVEGCLRLQNFPEIEFEREYLGFLSLANTDIKELPLSIGHLSRLLELDLRSCKNLDDFYSIDLPKLMHHRARNEEDRCTIEQFNQMHPPTFDGRGDPTLAEDWIPDIEELTGEAKRWWISERTIREADGRGVVSWPHSKQLFFDRFFPRSIRDARAKDFADLVQGTMMVHQYAARYVELSRFALYLIPDEEKKT